A genome region from Brooklawnia propionicigenes includes the following:
- a CDS encoding FAD-binding oxidoreductase, producing the protein MLTQLRESLGEQAVVTDPAVLAERSHDRSGSPAVGAPLAVVRPRSTDQVSLVMRLAHAHDVPVVPQGALTGLAGGANAVPGAILLDLTAMDQILRIDPIDLAAVVQPGVITADLAAAAAEQDLFYAPDPASAAESTLGGNVATNAGGMRCVKYGVTRDAVRSLEVVLANGDVIRTSPPTVKAVGGLDLTSLLVGSEGTLGVITEITVGLLPAPGPVRGITAGFSSSKAALDAANQIMAGPHRPSTLEFMDEVVIGATLAYDPDAGLPTDAKAWLLVLTDARTAAADDIASYVDVVRRHGAMRVDVADDPDRVAELLRARRVLNPAMHALRGDSLNEDVAVPRGRLFDLLVRLAELSDQVGLPIGTAGHVGDGNLHPVICFDPDDPDQVRTAHRTHELVLGLANELGGTVTGEHGIGLEKLSAVDAELGPRLRGLQRGIKDVLDPTGVLNPGKKL; encoded by the coding sequence ATGCTGACGCAGTTGCGCGAATCCCTTGGTGAGCAGGCTGTCGTTACCGACCCAGCCGTTCTGGCCGAGCGTTCGCACGACCGGTCGGGCTCCCCCGCCGTCGGTGCGCCGCTGGCGGTGGTGCGTCCACGCAGCACCGACCAGGTCAGCCTGGTGATGCGCCTTGCGCACGCTCACGACGTTCCGGTGGTTCCGCAGGGTGCGCTGACGGGCCTGGCCGGTGGGGCCAATGCGGTGCCCGGGGCGATCCTGCTCGATCTGACCGCGATGGACCAGATCCTGCGCATCGATCCCATCGACCTGGCTGCCGTCGTCCAGCCCGGCGTCATCACCGCGGATCTGGCGGCCGCGGCCGCCGAGCAGGACCTGTTCTATGCCCCCGACCCGGCCTCGGCCGCCGAGTCCACGCTCGGCGGGAACGTCGCCACCAATGCGGGAGGAATGCGCTGCGTCAAGTACGGTGTGACCCGCGACGCGGTGCGTTCGCTGGAGGTCGTGCTCGCCAACGGAGATGTGATCCGCACCTCACCGCCGACCGTGAAAGCGGTGGGTGGGCTCGACCTGACGTCATTGCTGGTCGGGTCGGAAGGCACCCTGGGGGTGATCACCGAGATCACCGTGGGACTGCTGCCGGCCCCCGGCCCGGTACGAGGCATCACCGCGGGCTTCAGTTCCAGCAAGGCCGCGCTCGACGCCGCCAACCAGATCATGGCCGGCCCGCACCGGCCGAGCACCCTGGAGTTCATGGACGAGGTGGTGATCGGCGCGACACTGGCCTACGACCCGGACGCCGGGCTGCCGACCGACGCCAAGGCCTGGCTTCTCGTGCTCACCGACGCACGCACCGCAGCAGCTGACGACATCGCCAGCTATGTCGACGTGGTGCGCCGCCACGGCGCGATGCGGGTGGATGTGGCCGACGACCCCGATCGGGTCGCCGAACTGCTGCGGGCTAGGCGAGTCCTCAACCCCGCCATGCACGCCCTGCGCGGCGACAGCCTCAACGAGGACGTCGCCGTGCCACGGGGCAGGCTGTTCGACCTGCTGGTCAGGCTGGCCGAACTGTCCGACCAGGTCGGGCTGCCCATCGGCACCGCCGGCCATGTGGGCGACGGCAACCTGCACCCCGTGATCTGCTTCGACCCCGACGACCCCGATCAGGTCCGCACCGCCCACCGGACCCACGAACTCGTCTTGGGGCTGGCCAACGAACTGGGCGGCACGGTGACCGGTGAACACGGCATCGGCCTGGAGAAGTTGAGCGCGGTGGACGCGGAGCTGGGTCCCCGGTTGCGGGGTCTGCAGCGCGGGATCAAGGACGTGCTCGACCCGACCGGCGTGCTCAATCCCGGCAAGAAGCTGTGA
- a CDS encoding PPK2 family polyphosphate kinase, protein MTTNKPKLLAPLLRCPNGPVDARDFNPDAKPGYPNGKDKDGDDLRTELEPLLDDLQERLFAAGTRSPQAPRVLLILQGLDTAGKGGTIRHVIGMMDPQGVHIHSFKRPTAEELAHDFLWRIERELPRSGQVGIFDRSHYEDVLIQRVDHLAPPEEIERRYGAINDFEAKLIASGTVIVKCFLTISRGEQKQRLAERLTNPEKYYKYNPGDLDVALKWESYMDAYSIALTRCNTDAAPWFVVPANRKWYRNWAITNLIIEALGSLNLGWPAANFDVKAERQRLEALPSK, encoded by the coding sequence ATGACCACGAACAAACCCAAGCTGCTCGCGCCACTGCTGCGCTGCCCGAACGGTCCGGTCGATGCCCGCGATTTCAACCCGGATGCCAAGCCCGGATACCCCAATGGCAAGGACAAGGACGGCGACGACCTGCGCACCGAACTCGAGCCGCTGCTCGACGACCTGCAGGAGCGCCTGTTCGCCGCCGGCACCAGAAGTCCCCAGGCCCCGCGGGTGCTGCTCATTCTGCAAGGCCTCGACACTGCGGGCAAGGGCGGCACGATCCGGCACGTCATCGGCATGATGGATCCGCAAGGGGTCCACATTCACTCCTTCAAGAGGCCGACCGCCGAAGAACTGGCCCACGATTTCTTGTGGCGCATCGAGCGGGAACTGCCACGTAGCGGTCAGGTGGGCATCTTCGACCGCTCGCATTACGAGGACGTGCTCATCCAGCGCGTCGACCATCTCGCCCCGCCCGAGGAGATCGAGCGCCGCTACGGGGCCATCAATGATTTCGAGGCCAAGCTGATCGCTTCGGGCACCGTGATCGTCAAGTGCTTTCTCACCATCTCCCGGGGTGAGCAGAAGCAGCGTCTGGCCGAACGACTGACCAATCCCGAGAAGTACTACAAGTACAACCCGGGCGATCTCGACGTCGCCTTGAAGTGGGAGTCCTACATGGACGCCTACTCGATCGCGCTGACCCGATGCAATACGGACGCAGCCCCCTGGTTCGTGGTGCCGGCCAACCGTAAGTGGTACCGCAACTGGGCAATCACGAATCTGATCATCGAGGCGCTCGGCAGCCTGAACCTCGGCTGGCCGGCGGCCAACTTCGACGTGAAAGCCGAACGCCAGCGGCTGGAGGCCCTGCCGTCGAAGTAG
- a CDS encoding magnesium-translocating P-type ATPase, whose amino-acid sequence MRQTTQPAPSRQHPDADMVQASQHDADTVVAGLNSGTDGLKDAQVNSARETYGLNVVSESHAPSLPATILGSFRNPFVLLLIVLAAIMVATNDHIGASTITVMVLISVGLNTTQEYKATRAAQALRAMVVATTTVIRQGKASEIPVAQVVPGDIIELKAGDLIPADLRVVRAKDLTVSQSSLTGESRPQDKTAEPQDSTDENLLHARNVCFMGTSVLSGSGLGVVVTTGRNTYFGAMARAVADVQPRSAYDLAIRRITLLLIRIMLIMAPTVFLLNWWHTGDWLQALLFAVAIGVGLTPSMLPTIISANLARGTSFMAARKVIVKVPDSIENLGSMDVLCTDKTGTLTEDRIVLQRHLDIEGKPSQLVLIIGYLNSMHSTGVRNTMDDAVIGAMNKSTGTALPAYRVVDEIPFDFERRRLSVILDRVTDLDQLTPPDEVKDVGPQELHLAPGEDLLLTKGAVREVMSVCSRVMHDGSITALDDAARATAVATAESLNSDGMRVLAVSTRIIGADAARAHFVHDNWGYTPADEADMVLIGFLAFLDPPKESASAAIQDLHRAAVDVKVVSGDSGLVCAHVVDALNLWDDTPADARAQRSMTGAQVDQLDDEALAQRVNDVLVFSEMSPLQKARVVGALQARGHVVGHMGDGINDTPALRKADVGISVTDGVDIAKDTADIILLEQDLRVLRDGILEGRRTFGNIQKYLKITVASNFGNVFSVLIASVFIPFLPMLAVQLLVQNMLYDISQTSLPWDRVDGSVLARPRRWTDGHITRFMVILGPVSTIFDVVAFLLMWFVFHATGTTASGAVDPTSQHLFQTGWFLVGICTQVMVVHMIRTEKIPFIQSTAARPVLWASAAAIAVALVLPVVPFTAAAFSFVAPPATFYPWLLATVLAYCLLTQWVKTRYIRRWHEWL is encoded by the coding sequence ATGCGGCAAACAACACAGCCGGCCCCAAGCCGGCAGCACCCCGACGCCGACATGGTCCAGGCCAGCCAGCACGACGCCGACACGGTCGTCGCGGGGTTGAACTCCGGCACCGATGGGCTGAAGGATGCCCAGGTCAATTCGGCACGCGAGACCTACGGCCTCAATGTGGTCTCCGAATCCCACGCTCCCAGCCTGCCGGCAACCATCCTCGGCTCGTTCCGCAATCCGTTCGTGCTCTTGCTCATCGTCCTGGCGGCGATCATGGTCGCCACCAACGACCACATCGGCGCCTCCACCATCACCGTGATGGTGCTGATCTCCGTCGGACTCAACACCACCCAGGAGTACAAGGCCACCCGCGCCGCTCAGGCGCTGCGCGCCATGGTCGTGGCGACCACCACCGTCATCCGGCAGGGCAAAGCCAGCGAGATCCCCGTCGCTCAGGTCGTCCCCGGCGACATCATCGAGCTCAAGGCAGGCGACCTCATCCCTGCTGATCTGCGGGTTGTGCGCGCCAAAGACCTGACCGTCTCCCAGTCGTCGCTGACCGGGGAATCGCGTCCCCAGGACAAGACGGCTGAGCCACAGGACAGCACCGATGAGAACCTGCTGCATGCCCGCAACGTCTGTTTCATGGGCACCTCGGTGTTGTCCGGATCAGGGCTGGGCGTGGTCGTCACGACCGGGCGCAACACCTACTTCGGAGCCATGGCTCGGGCGGTGGCCGACGTCCAGCCGCGTTCTGCCTACGACCTCGCCATCCGGCGCATCACCTTGTTGCTGATCCGGATCATGTTGATCATGGCGCCGACGGTCTTCCTGCTGAACTGGTGGCATACCGGCGACTGGCTCCAGGCGTTGCTGTTCGCGGTAGCGATCGGGGTGGGCCTGACTCCGTCGATGCTGCCCACGATCATTTCCGCGAACCTGGCCCGCGGCACCAGCTTCATGGCCGCGCGCAAGGTGATCGTCAAGGTCCCCGACTCCATCGAGAATCTCGGCTCGATGGATGTGCTGTGCACCGACAAGACCGGCACACTCACCGAGGACCGGATCGTCCTGCAGCGTCACCTCGACATCGAAGGAAAGCCGAGTCAGCTGGTGCTGATCATCGGATACCTCAATTCCATGCACTCGACCGGAGTGCGCAACACCATGGATGATGCCGTCATCGGTGCGATGAACAAATCGACCGGCACGGCGCTGCCGGCCTATCGGGTTGTCGACGAGATACCTTTCGACTTCGAGCGACGCCGACTGTCGGTGATCCTCGACCGGGTCACGGACCTGGACCAACTGACCCCGCCCGACGAGGTCAAGGACGTCGGCCCGCAAGAGTTGCATCTGGCCCCGGGCGAGGATCTGCTGCTCACCAAGGGCGCGGTACGCGAAGTCATGTCCGTGTGCTCCCGGGTGATGCACGACGGCAGCATCACTGCCCTGGACGACGCCGCCCGCGCCACGGCCGTCGCAACCGCCGAGTCGCTGAATTCGGACGGCATGCGAGTCCTCGCAGTGTCGACCCGCATCATCGGAGCCGACGCGGCCCGCGCCCATTTCGTCCATGACAACTGGGGCTACACCCCGGCCGACGAGGCAGACATGGTGCTCATCGGTTTCCTGGCCTTCCTGGATCCGCCCAAAGAGTCTGCCTCCGCCGCCATCCAGGATCTTCACCGAGCCGCCGTGGATGTCAAGGTGGTCTCCGGCGACTCCGGTCTGGTCTGTGCCCATGTCGTGGACGCCCTGAACCTGTGGGACGACACTCCAGCCGACGCCAGGGCACAGCGGTCGATGACCGGCGCACAGGTCGACCAGCTGGACGACGAGGCCTTGGCACAACGAGTGAACGATGTCCTGGTGTTCTCCGAAATGAGCCCGCTGCAGAAGGCTCGGGTGGTCGGCGCGCTCCAGGCCCGCGGTCATGTCGTGGGGCACATGGGCGACGGCATCAACGACACCCCGGCGCTGCGCAAAGCCGACGTGGGCATCAGCGTCACCGACGGTGTGGACATCGCCAAGGACACCGCCGACATCATCTTGCTCGAACAGGACCTGCGGGTGCTGCGAGACGGGATCCTCGAGGGCCGGCGCACCTTCGGGAACATTCAGAAGTACCTGAAGATCACGGTGGCGTCCAATTTCGGGAACGTCTTCTCGGTCCTCATCGCGTCGGTGTTCATTCCGTTCCTGCCGATGCTGGCTGTCCAGTTGCTGGTTCAGAACATGCTGTACGACATCTCCCAGACGTCGCTGCCGTGGGACAGGGTGGACGGGTCGGTGCTGGCCCGACCGCGCAGATGGACCGATGGGCACATCACTCGCTTCATGGTGATTCTGGGTCCGGTCTCGACCATCTTCGACGTCGTGGCCTTCCTGCTGATGTGGTTCGTCTTCCATGCGACGGGAACCACTGCGTCCGGTGCCGTGGACCCCACGTCGCAGCATCTGTTCCAGACCGGCTGGTTCCTGGTGGGCATCTGCACCCAGGTGATGGTGGTGCACATGATCCGAACCGAGAAGATCCCGTTCATTCAGTCGACCGCGGCGCGCCCGGTGCTGTGGGCCAGTGCCGCAGCCATCGCCGTCGCGCTGGTGCTACCGGTGGTGCCGTTCACGGCGGCCGCCTTCAGCTTCGTCGCCCCGCCGGCCACGTTCTATCCATGGCTGCTCGCCACCGTGCTCGCCTACTGTCTGCTCACCCAGTGGGTGAAGACCCGCTACATCCGCCGCTGGCACGAATGGCTCTAG
- a CDS encoding lactate/malate family dehydrogenase, translating to MTYDVVKIGIVGMGHVGPHAASALINWGVADVIYVSDIDEKKAQAEQLDLMDSTAFLPRPTRVISVGADYEVLARADVIINAAGDITKVATNRDGELYGTTDIARTFVGRIAAAGFEGFWINVSNPCDVVTRLVHELSGLPSNHVLGTGTSLDSARLRRAISQRTGLSIQSIDAYMLGEHGASEVAAFSQVSIAGKPLAELAVERPGRFGFSGDDVERDGLNGGYDIYNTKHCTEYGIGAAAARLAAAIVRGERTVLPASVYLCGQYGQSGFYISTPAVIGADGVEDIYELRLTDTERERFLASCDKVKHNYELVRDHAARAS from the coding sequence ATGACGTACGACGTTGTGAAGATCGGGATCGTGGGAATGGGTCATGTGGGCCCACATGCTGCGAGTGCTCTCATCAACTGGGGCGTCGCGGATGTGATCTACGTCAGCGACATCGACGAGAAGAAGGCCCAGGCCGAGCAGCTGGATCTGATGGACTCGACGGCGTTCCTGCCCCGGCCGACACGAGTGATCAGCGTCGGTGCCGACTACGAGGTCCTTGCTCGCGCCGACGTCATCATCAATGCCGCCGGTGACATCACCAAGGTGGCCACCAACCGGGACGGCGAGCTCTACGGAACGACCGACATCGCGCGAACCTTCGTCGGGAGGATCGCCGCAGCGGGGTTCGAGGGCTTCTGGATCAACGTCTCGAATCCCTGCGACGTGGTGACGCGGCTCGTCCACGAGCTGTCCGGGCTGCCCTCCAATCACGTCCTCGGCACGGGCACCTCACTGGATTCGGCGCGGCTGCGGCGCGCCATCTCCCAACGAACCGGTCTGTCCATCCAGTCCATCGACGCCTACATGCTCGGTGAGCACGGCGCAAGCGAGGTTGCCGCGTTCTCCCAGGTGTCCATCGCGGGTAAGCCGTTGGCCGAACTGGCCGTCGAACGGCCGGGACGATTCGGCTTCAGCGGGGACGACGTGGAGCGCGACGGGCTCAACGGCGGCTACGACATCTACAACACCAAGCACTGCACCGAATACGGCATCGGCGCCGCGGCTGCGCGGCTCGCCGCCGCCATCGTCCGCGGGGAGCGGACGGTACTGCCTGCGTCGGTGTACCTGTGCGGGCAGTACGGCCAGTCCGGCTTCTACATCTCGACACCAGCCGTGATCGGGGCCGACGGTGTCGAGGACATCTACGAGCTTCGTCTCACCGACACCGAGCGCGAACGCTTCCTCGCCTCGTGCGACAAGGTGAAGCACAACTACGAACTGGTTCGCGACCACGCCGCTCGCGCGTCCTGA
- a CDS encoding methionine ABC transporter permease, translating into MTSGSQSLWPVLFEALGQTLQMVFVTLGIGGLAGLLLGLGLYTTRQGNLLSNRPVYFVLNLIVNIIRPIPFIIFISAMLPLTIKVTGTSFGPTAAIFPMSIMATVATSRIVEQNIVALDPGLIEAARAMGASPLRIIATVIIPEALGPLILGYTFLFVGITDMSAMAGAVAGGGLGDFAIVYGYQRYNFVVTWIAVGVIIVVVQLAQLVGNILARRVLRR; encoded by the coding sequence ATGACCTCCGGAAGCCAAAGCCTGTGGCCCGTCTTGTTCGAGGCCTTGGGACAAACCCTGCAGATGGTCTTCGTGACGCTGGGCATCGGCGGTCTGGCCGGTCTGCTACTCGGTCTGGGGCTGTACACCACGCGGCAGGGCAATCTGCTGTCGAATCGGCCCGTCTACTTCGTGCTCAACCTGATCGTCAACATCATCCGGCCGATTCCGTTCATCATTTTTATCTCCGCGATGCTCCCGCTGACCATCAAGGTGACCGGGACGAGCTTCGGCCCGACCGCGGCCATCTTCCCGATGAGCATCATGGCCACCGTTGCCACCTCCCGGATCGTGGAGCAGAACATCGTCGCACTCGACCCGGGGCTGATCGAAGCAGCCCGCGCGATGGGTGCGAGCCCGCTGCGCATCATCGCTACGGTGATCATCCCCGAAGCGCTCGGCCCGCTGATCCTCGGCTACACCTTCTTGTTCGTCGGCATCACCGACATGTCCGCGATGGCCGGGGCAGTGGCAGGCGGTGGCCTGGGCGATTTCGCGATCGTCTACGGCTACCAGCGCTACAACTTCGTCGTCACCTGGATTGCGGTGGGCGTCATCATCGTGGTCGTCCAGCTTGCCCAGCTCGTCGGCAACATCCTCGCCCGCCGGGTACTGCGCCGCTGA
- a CDS encoding aminotransferase class I/II-fold pyridoxal phosphate-dependent enzyme: MSSPLSSSLSVQPDLAGPWQRTAAYAGLLGTDGRLSTTIFTEMTMLARQLGAINLGQGFPDEDGPQQVLDAAKAAIDAGINQYSPGRGEPDLRAAIGEHQQRFYGLEADPGTEILVTAGATEAIAATVLALVEPGDEVVTFEPFYDAYAAVIGLAGGRHVTVALRAPDFQPDLDEFDTVVTDKTRLIIVNDPNNPTGAVFPAETLQHIVDLAHRHNAFIVTDEVYEHLVFDGARHIPVATFPGATERTITISSAGKTFSTTGWKIGWVVAPADVITAILTVKQYLTFVNGAPFQPAIATGLRLGDDFYASIASNLQRKRTILIDGLQQAGFQVFSPAGAYYVLVDTAAVGFEDATQLARRLPELVGVVGVPVSAFVQPEHVAQYRSLLRFAFCKREDVLREAASRLAGL, encoded by the coding sequence ATGTCCAGCCCATTGTCATCGAGTCTCAGCGTCCAACCCGACCTCGCCGGTCCCTGGCAGCGGACCGCTGCCTACGCCGGATTGCTCGGCACAGACGGTCGCCTGTCCACCACCATCTTCACCGAGATGACCATGCTGGCCAGGCAACTCGGCGCCATCAACCTGGGTCAGGGATTCCCGGACGAGGACGGCCCCCAACAGGTGCTGGACGCGGCGAAGGCAGCCATCGACGCCGGCATCAACCAGTACTCCCCCGGCCGCGGCGAACCCGACCTACGTGCGGCGATCGGCGAGCACCAGCAGCGCTTCTATGGTCTGGAGGCCGATCCGGGCACCGAGATCCTGGTCACCGCCGGGGCAACCGAGGCCATTGCCGCCACCGTCCTGGCGCTGGTGGAACCGGGCGACGAGGTGGTCACCTTTGAGCCCTTCTACGATGCCTATGCCGCGGTCATCGGTCTGGCCGGCGGCAGGCACGTCACCGTGGCGCTGCGGGCACCGGATTTTCAGCCCGATCTGGACGAGTTCGACACGGTGGTCACCGACAAGACCCGGTTGATCATCGTCAATGACCCGAACAACCCGACCGGTGCAGTGTTTCCCGCTGAGACCCTGCAGCACATCGTCGACCTGGCACATCGGCACAACGCGTTCATCGTGACCGACGAGGTCTACGAGCATCTGGTCTTCGATGGTGCCCGCCACATTCCTGTCGCCACCTTTCCGGGCGCGACCGAGCGCACCATCACGATCTCATCGGCCGGCAAGACGTTCTCGACCACGGGCTGGAAGATCGGCTGGGTGGTGGCCCCCGCCGACGTCATCACCGCCATCCTGACGGTCAAGCAGTACCTGACCTTCGTCAATGGGGCGCCTTTCCAACCGGCGATTGCGACCGGCCTGCGGTTGGGGGACGACTTCTACGCGTCCATCGCCTCGAATCTGCAGCGCAAACGCACCATTCTCATCGACGGGCTGCAGCAGGCCGGTTTCCAGGTGTTCTCACCCGCGGGGGCCTACTACGTGCTGGTCGACACCGCAGCGGTGGGCTTCGAGGACGCCACCCAGTTGGCCCGTCGGTTGCCCGAGCTGGTGGGTGTGGTCGGGGTGCCGGTTTCGGCTTTCGTGCAGCCCGAGCACGTTGCGCAGTACCGTTCGCTGCTGCGTTTCGCGTTCTGCAAGCGTGAGGACGTGCTGCGTGAGGCTGCGTCCCGGCTGGCGGGGCTCTGA
- a CDS encoding DUF3175 domain-containing protein, translated as MAEHKWSQDVTAHSDALDLEEGVFTWSDPERIARSLLRSAQNSTRRKASSPYRSAMSMLTFYINRAGSGLSDERREVLERAKDELRRLHADEE; from the coding sequence ATGGCTGAGCACAAATGGTCGCAGGACGTCACCGCGCACTCCGATGCTCTGGACCTCGAGGAGGGTGTTTTCACCTGGTCGGATCCCGAACGGATCGCCCGATCGCTGCTGCGTTCGGCACAGAACTCGACCCGTCGCAAGGCCTCCTCGCCCTACCGCTCTGCGATGTCGATGCTGACCTTCTATATCAATCGCGCGGGATCGGGTCTGAGCGACGAGCGTCGCGAGGTGCTGGAACGCGCCAAGGACGAATTGCGCCGCCTGCACGCGGACGAGGAGTGA
- a CDS encoding TraR/DksA family transcriptional regulator, producing the protein MNELSSAGPRTEPADVRLRSLRAEAETARAVARAKLSEIRSERAAAVTDDEHDPEGSTLTYEWSLAQAELVAAESSLDQLDAALARVAAGTYGVCVECGRRITQDRLDARPAADTCIDCARKHARRTR; encoded by the coding sequence ATGAATGAGTTGTCGTCTGCCGGGCCGCGAACAGAACCTGCCGATGTCCGGCTCCGTTCGCTGCGCGCCGAGGCGGAGACGGCGCGTGCGGTGGCGCGGGCGAAGCTGTCCGAGATCCGCTCGGAGCGGGCTGCCGCGGTCACCGACGACGAGCATGACCCCGAAGGATCGACACTCACCTACGAGTGGTCACTGGCGCAGGCCGAGTTGGTCGCCGCCGAATCGTCCCTCGATCAGCTGGACGCGGCACTGGCCCGGGTCGCCGCGGGGACCTACGGGGTGTGCGTGGAGTGCGGGCGCCGCATAACGCAGGATCGGCTCGACGCTCGGCCTGCGGCAGATACCTGCATCGACTGCGCCCGCAAGCACGCCCGGCGGACACGATGA
- a CDS encoding methionine ABC transporter ATP-binding protein, producing MGATVSLRGVTKDFDTPGGSIRAVDNVSLDIGSGEVFGIIGYSGAGKSTLVRLINGLETPTSGSVAIDGQVITGLPERRLRPVRAGIGFVFQQFNLLSSRTVAGNVGFPLRVAGVDKRARERRVAELLDFVGLADKAQQYPDQLSGGQKQRVGIARALATKPSLLLADEATSALDPETTRDVLDLLRRANDRLGVTIAVITHEMSVVSYLCSRVAVMEMGHVVETGPVYDVFADPQRPVTRRFVGTALHDRPRADVVARLRQRHSGRIVTVAVTDQNGSSTLLTERLRHYGVDGAVIHGGITEIDSRPLGALTVELVGLDSAIEELLSDLRRHTDVVDHGTAQNPIDSTDEDGDPR from the coding sequence ATGGGAGCCACCGTTTCCCTGCGCGGGGTCACCAAGGACTTCGACACACCGGGTGGATCGATCCGCGCGGTCGACAATGTATCGCTGGACATCGGATCCGGAGAAGTCTTCGGCATCATCGGCTACTCGGGTGCCGGGAAGTCGACCTTGGTCCGCTTGATCAATGGCCTGGAGACCCCGACGTCGGGAAGCGTGGCGATCGATGGGCAGGTGATCACCGGGCTGCCCGAGCGCAGACTGCGTCCGGTCCGCGCCGGGATCGGGTTCGTTTTCCAGCAGTTCAATCTGTTGTCCTCGCGGACCGTCGCCGGCAATGTGGGCTTCCCGCTGCGGGTAGCAGGCGTTGACAAACGCGCCCGAGAACGCCGAGTCGCTGAACTCCTCGATTTCGTCGGCCTGGCTGACAAGGCCCAGCAGTACCCTGATCAGCTGTCAGGTGGCCAGAAGCAACGGGTGGGCATCGCCCGTGCTCTGGCCACCAAGCCCAGCCTGCTGCTGGCCGACGAAGCCACCAGCGCGCTCGACCCCGAGACCACTCGTGATGTGCTCGACCTGCTGCGCCGCGCCAACGACAGACTCGGGGTGACCATCGCGGTGATCACCCACGAGATGTCGGTGGTGTCCTATTTGTGTAGCCGGGTCGCGGTCATGGAGATGGGTCACGTCGTCGAGACCGGTCCGGTCTACGACGTCTTCGCCGATCCCCAGCGTCCGGTGACCCGGCGTTTCGTGGGCACCGCGCTGCATGACCGGCCGCGGGCCGATGTCGTGGCGAGATTGCGCCAACGGCACTCGGGACGCATCGTCACGGTGGCGGTCACCGACCAGAACGGCTCGTCGACGCTGCTCACCGAACGACTGCGCCACTACGGTGTCGACGGAGCCGTCATCCACGGCGGTATCACCGAGATCGACTCGCGCCCGCTGGGCGCGTTGACCGTCGAATTGGTGGGCCTGGATTCGGCCATCGAGGAGCTGCTGAGCGACCTCCGCCGGCATACCGACGTCGTGGACCATGGCACCGCGCAGAACCCTATCGACAGCACCGATGAGGATGGAGACCCACGATGA